The genomic DNA TGGAATGTCCCTGCACCCATTTCCATATCGTAAGGTTGTAACACTACACAACCTTGTTCAGCCCAGTAGTTTTGTAAGGCAAGAATTAAGCCTTGAAATGTATCAATATGCGATATGGCGCGACTCATGTAGCATCCATTAAAATTAGAGAAAAATTGGCTCTAAGTATAAGGATTTTGCAAAGGTGTGGCAAAGGTTTCAGGACAAGAAATCAGCTGTTTAAAAATGATTCACAGATTTATTGATAAATATAAGATATAAAATAAATACATCTTTAATCGTTAGCATTCTATAATTTGCAACTTCTTCCCCAAAACAATAAAAGGCGTGCTGTGTTTCATTCCCGACTCGAATGGCTAAATACCCTAAAACCCAATTTCAAGATTCTTCCTTTGAAAGATCGCCTGCTATGCGGTTTGGGTGCATTACTTGGACTGACACTTTCATCTTTCATAAGTTGGTGGGTGTTGGGAGATATCAATGCATGGTATATCGCGCCGATGGGTGCATCTTCAGTATTACTGTTTGCCGTGCCTGCCAGTCCTTTGGCACAGCCGTGGAATATGGTGGTTGGCAATATCATTGCAGGAGTTATTGGGGTGACTTGTGCGGCCTATATTCCAAACCTGACTGAAGCCTTTAGTGTGGCGGTGGCATTGTCTATTTTTCTGATGATGACCACGGATTCCTTACATCCCCCGAGTGGGGCGGTGGCGATTACTGCCGTTTTAGGTGGCGAAGCGGTCCATGAGCTGGGATATTACTTTATTTTTTATCCGGTTTTATTAAATTCGGTCCTGTTGATGTTTGTAGCGATTATCTTTAACCGTCTTTTAGGAAAACAGTATCCACAAGTAGCACAAATCAACCAGCGTTCCAAAGACCCAACGCCCACGCAAAAAGTCACCATTCAACCGCAAGATATTCAGGCCACATTGGATCAGCAGACCGAGCTGCTGGATATTAGTGAATATGACCTGCAAAAAATTATTTTGGCCGCTCAGGAGAAAGCCAATGCCCGGGGTGTGAGCCAGTTCAAGTGTCAGGACATCATGACCAAAGACGTGATTAGCCTGAATGCAAATGATGATATCCATTCTGCACTGGATAAATTCAAACATATGAATTTGATGAGTCTGCCTGTGATCAATGCCCAGCAGCAACTGGTCGGTACGCTGGCTTTATATGAAGTGGTGGAATGGTTTAAGCGCGCAACCGATTTAAGAACCACATGGCAGCGTCAGGTCAAGGATATTATGGTTCGCCAAGTGGTCACCGTAAAGCCGGAGCAACCGATTCAGGACCTGGTGCCTTACTTTGTTGAGCGTTCATTTAACTATATTCCAGTGGTGGAAAAACAGAAAATGGTCGGCATTATTAGCCGTGCCGATATAATTGCGGCATTGAACCAGCAGTTGAATGTAGCGGCATAAAGCAGAAATGAAGCAAAAAAAAAGCTACGACTGATTGGGGGAAAAGTCGTAGCATAAAACGAACTCAACTCATGGAGTTCAACGGGATGTTAGCTATTTTGATCCGGATTTACCGTGCGGATCGGGTTGTTATAGGCTGATGTCTGACCAAACATGGTATTGGGCTGTTTAGGAATCACCAGCCACAAAATTAAATACACCAGGATTCCCGGAAATGCTGCGCTCATGACAGAAACCAGAACGAAAATAATGCGCAGTAAAGTCACATTCCAACCAAAACGTTCAGCAATACCGCCCATTACACCTGCAATCATGTTCTGACGCTTAGAACGATATAAACCAACATTGGCCATCTAGGTCTCCTTAATAAAAATAACAAAGCAGTTAAAACAACATGCTTATAATAAAAAAATGGAGATGAACCCTTCTTTTTAAAGGGGCATGCCATAAAAAATAGTTAATTTATGTAAAGCTAAGGGCTTAATTGCGAGGTCGTCATTTAAGATATGTTTTGTTGAATAAGTTGATTTATATGAATAAAAATCAACAAAATATTCCCATATGTGTGAGGGTAAAATGATGATCCGTGCTTTAGTCTTTATTGTGTACATCGGCAAATATGGCTATGGAAAGCCAAACAAAATTTAACTCTCAGGAGGGAGAGCGGTGTTTCGAAAAGCGAATTATTGTGGTTTTTTCTTGGGGGTGATTTGTGCAGCTTTGGTGGGTTGCAATAAGCCTTTAGAAGACTCTGTCGCGCAACAAATAAAAAAAGAAACTCCAACGAATAGCGATGAGCAGGCTAGAAGCCTGACTGATGTTGCAGGGCGGGCGACTGTTCCGGTGGAACAGGCAGAATCTAGAATCAAAAAAGCCATTCCAGACTGTGCCGAGCCTTATATTGGCCGTTATCAAGCCACGATCAGTTGTGATGATCCTTTTGTCAGATGTAAAGATGGTACAGCAGATTATATTATTAATTTACAGGAGGATGGAATTGCCCATCGCACCCTGATCCATTCGGGGCAAATCAGCTTCGCTTCAAATCTGTATCACCGGCAAGATCGCTGGTCTTATGATAGGCAAAATCATCAGGTGATTTTGCATCGCTCAAATGGGGTGGAATTTTTCTATGATATTGATAAAGATCAAAATCTGGTCATGGATTTGGACAAGATTGCGCATGCTTCTGTCTTAAACGAGCAATATTTTGCCGAAGGCAATCCCTTTCCACAACAGGCATATCGTTTGGTTAAAGAGAAAGTCAGTTAAAGAAAAATTGGATGTTGTTTTCATTTAATCAGACTTGCAATTCAAAAGGGGAGAAATGCTGCAAATGTGGAGCACTTTTTATTATATGGGCGTGTAGATATAAGATGAATAATAAAAAATCTGGTGGGTTGTGAGGGGCTCGAACCCTCGACCAATAGATTAAGAGTCTACTGCTCTACCAACTGAGCTAACAACCCTGAGCAAGGATTAGTGAACTTAAAGCATCGCTTTTAGGGTTCACCCGAGTGCAAGAAAAAATCTATGATTTTTAAAGGCGCATTAAAACACCGTATTTTGCAACATCGGTACAGCAAAATTTCGAGAATGGCGAATCAACCGAAACGGTGTGGTTTGTCTTGGTCGGAATATTGCAGGTTTCGTTTCTATTGTAGTACAGAAAGAAGCCCTAAGAAAGAATGGTGGGTCGTCCGCGATTCGAACGCGGGACCAACGGATTAAAAGTCCGCTGCTCTACCAGCTGAGCTAACGACCCATTCAGAAAAGGTGCTTTAAAAGCTAAAAAAGCTTCATGTCAGAAGCCTTTAAGAAGATGGTGGGTCGTCCGCGATTCGAACGCGGGACCAACGGATTAAAAGTCCGCTGCTCTACCAGCTGAGCTAACGACCCATTCAGAAAAGGTGCTTTAAAAGCTAAAAAAGCTTCATGTCAGAAGCCTTTAAGAAGATGGTGGGTCGTCCGCGATTCGAACGCGGGACCAACGGATTAAAAGTCCGCTGCTCTACCAGCTGAGCTAACGACCCATCTCTAGATCAATCAAAATAAGTGGTGGGTCGTCCGCGATTCGAACGCGGGACCAACGGATTAAAAGTCCGCTGCTCTACCAGCTGAGCTAACGACCCTGAACCAACATTCAGAACTTGTCCGAATGTGCAGTGCAAGAAAATAAAGAGTTTTCTCAACACCACTTCGTTTTGATGGAGCGTATTGTAGCAAGTTATCAAACGAGCGCAAGTAAAAATTAGCAAACTTGTTGATGTTTGATTATAAATACAACAAATTTGCCTAATCTTATAAAAAAATAGCGGTTCTGCAATTAGAAACGGTATTGATAGGCTTGAATATTGCTGAAGATTTCCGCAGTTAAATCACAATATTCTATCGCATTTGGCAGCAGGACCAGTAAACGCTCATCGGTCTTGTTGGGGTCGAAAGCCTGTTCTTTGAGGGTATTTTTTTGATATTTAAATGTGCCAGTCGTTTCTACTTGAGACTGAACACGTAAAAATACCGGAACAGCATAAGCCGGCAAACATTTTTTGAACTCGCTTGCCATTTGCTTTAAGTCTTGGGCAGTTAATTCTGCACCCTCATTCAAGGTAACGGCTGCCATGCCGGCACGACCATTGGTATGGGGAATTTCTACCCCGTAAACCACTGCCTCAGCAATTTTTTCATATTCACTGACTACATTTTCAACTTCAGTGGTAGACACATTTTCGCCTTTCCAGCGGAAAGTATCCCCGAGGCGATCTACAAACTGGGCATGACGGAAACCGATATCGCGTACTAGATCACCGGTATTAAAGAAAGCATCTCCATGTTTAAATACATCTTTCATAATGACGGATTTATTTTTTTCCGGATCGGTATAGCCGTCAAAAGGTGAACGGCGGGTAATTTTGCCCACCAGTAAGCCGACTTCACCTTTTTTCACTTTTTTACACCAGCCTTTGGCATCTCTCACCGGCTGATTACTTTCCTTATCAAATTCAATAATCGCATAAGGTGTTGGAGAGAAGCCGACCGTGTTGTCAAAGTTAAACACGTTACTAAAGCCTACATTACCTTCACTGGATGCATACAGCTCCAGTACCTCTTCAATGCCGAAGCGTTCCTTGAATTTATCCCAGATATTCGGACGCATGCCATTACCGATCATTTTGGTGACACGGTGGCCTTTTTCCAGTTCAGACGGGGGAGCATCCATTAAATAGCGGCAGAGTTCACCGACATATCCAATGGCTGAGGCATCAAATTTTTTGACATCTTTCCAGAAGGCAGAGGTTGAGTATTTGCGGCGTAATGCAAATGTTGCACTGCTTGCAATCACGCCACACCAGCACACCACAATACCGGTGGCATGATACAGCGGCAGGGTGCAGTACATGACGTCATCATGTTTTAAATCCAGCACGTGACCATAGGTGCCATAAGCCAAAGTCCAGCGGCTATGGGTGAAAATGACCGCTTTAGGCAGGCCGGTTGTGCCTGAGGTATAGATGTAAAATAAGCCATCTTTACCTTGAATGGTGTGCGTGGTCGAAGTATTAAATTTTGGAAATTGGTCGGCTTTTTCCGCCAGGTTGGTCCAGCCCTGAGGTGCTTTGCCGGCATCCACCTGTGTAGCTTGATCGGCAAACCAGTGAAAACGGTCTGTTGCCAGTTCTAGATCCTGACGAACGTCTTCTACAGCTGCACGGCATTCTTCACCGGCAATTACGGCAATCGGCTTGACCAGATTGATACTGTGGGTCAGTGCTTTACCGCTTTGTGAAGTGTTGACCAAAGCAGAGGTGACGCCAATTTTTGCCAGGGCGATAACTGTAGCAATCAGTTCCGGACGGTTTTCTACCATCACCGCAATCACATCGCCTTTTTGTGCACCGAGTGATAAATAGAAGTGTCCAATTTGGTTGGCCCATTCATTCAGTTCCTGATAACTGAATTTCTGATCTTCAAATAATAAAGCCATGCCGTGCGGATTATGTTTTACCGCTTTTTCAAAGGCAATACCCAAGCCTGCTGGAGTATTGGATGTGCGCAAATAGGCTTGTTTGAGACCACTCAATAAATGAGGGACTTTGCTGATGAATTTAGGTATTTTTGCTGCAACATCCGCAATACCAATAAGATCGCTCGGTGTAGTGTGGTTCATATGAATCCTATTTATTTTTTCATAATCCAATACAGTCTATTTGTTCGCAATACGCTTGCTGTGATTTGTACACTTGTCTTTTAATCGTTTCAATCTAGTGCAATCAACCTAATCTGACAAAAGTATCAAAAAAAACCTAGTCACCGGAATGACTAGGTTTTTTTATTTCACTGCACTAGAGCTAATTTAAAACAAATTACGACTCATTTACAGGTGTTGCTTTCTTTGGTGGACGACCGCGAGGACGACGAGGACGGACAGGTTTATCTCCATCTTCCCCTTCGGTTTTTTCAGCTTCTGCGGTTGGCTCGACCTGAGTTTGTGCGTCCTGAGTAGCTTCTACCGCCAATTCAGCCTGTACGGGTTCAGCAGCCTGTACGGTTTCCTCTGTAGCAATTACCGTTTCAGCAGCAACAACAGTTTCTGCAGTAGGTTCAGCAACTACTTCAGTCACAACAGGCTCGGCCACTTCGGCTGGCGCTGTTTCTGCTTCTGTTACAGCAACAGTTTCTGTCGGCATTGCTTCAGTTGGAGCAGTTTCAGGTTGACTATGCGCCTGCTTTGCTTGCTCTAAAGCTTGTTCAGCAGCCTGTTTTGCCAGACGGCGACGTTCACGTGGATCATTTGCTACACGTTTGTCAGACACCGGTTTTGGTGGTGTCAAGTCCAACACTGGTGCAGGTTCTGCTTCAGGTGCGGCTTTGGTGACTGCTACATCGCGTGTTACCGGGTGTGCTGGTGCTTCAGTTGCCTGAGTCGCGATTGTTGCAGCATATTGCTCGGTAAATTTCACCAGGGCACGGTTGAACGTTGGAATTAAACCAAATTGTTCAATCAGTACTGAACAATCTTCACCATAGACATGGCGAATGAGACTGATCACGGTGTATTGACCCAAAGTTGGAACCTGAGAAGGGCTTAGCTTCGGTGCCTGAGCCTGTCTTGCCTGAGCTTCACGTTTTTGGCGACGACGCATACGCGGATCGTTGCTGGCACGTTTTTCTGCAGGACGTGGCTTGTGTGGTTCATGAGTTTCAGCTGCAGCAGGTTTTTCTTCCTGCGCGACCACTGGTTTCTCGATGACCGGCACTTGTGCTTCAACCGTTACAGGAGCAGCCTGAGTAATTGGTGCTTCAACTACAGCAGGTGCTGAGTTTAATGCAACAATTTCGGTTTTTGCCTCATCAACATTGACCAGCAATGCAGTTGGCAGAACTTCCTGACGAGGTGTATCAATCACTTCGACTTTAGGTTCCCGTTCATTTACGACTACAGCAGCTGCGGTTTGTTGCACTGACTGTTCGTTTAATACGCTCTGATCGCGGTGGCGATTTGGGCGTTCTGGACGTTGCTGGTTACGACGGTCACGGCGTGGTACAGCATTTTGCTCGGTTTGCTGGTCAGCATGTTGTTCAGCGTGTTGACGACGAGAAGGGCGCTTGTTTTCACGTGAATCCTGGCGCTGTTCCGGACGTTGTTCTTGACGTTGCTCATGACGGGAAACCTGAACAATTTCTTCATGCACTTGATTTTGCTGATTGTCGTACTGAACTTGTTCACGTTGCTCTTTAGGCTTGTTACGCTTTTTATTGTGACGTTGCGATTTTTCTTCCTTGTCAGAATATTTATCTGCAACTTCACGCTGTTCCTGTTTGTTACTGGCAGGAACATTTGGCGTTAAGTAAGCATTGCTGCTCGTTGCCGCAACAGGTACGGTCTCGACAGCTGTTGCCATCTGACCGAATTGACCGCGGCTCACGGCACCCGCATTGACCATTTGCTCGATGGCAGCAGCAGCGTTGTTAGCAGTGCGTGCTTGATCTACAGTGGTTGCCTGTTTTTGTACAAACAGGTTTTCTAACCAGGCACATGGACTTGTAGACGGTGCAGCAGGGGCAGCGGCTTGAGTTTGTTGCTGAATAGCAGGTTGCTGCTGTTTTTTCTTGTTGTTGCGCTCTGGCTGGCTTGAAGCTTGTTGAGCAGCTTGCTGGACTTGTTGCTCTTCACCTAAATGCCATTCAGATGCTTCATAACCCAACTCTTTTTCACTTGAACGGGTTGCTTCGGTACGTTCATAGCTGGTTGGGGCAAAACCTTCAGGATTATAGGAAATTTCGTAATGTGGTGTTTCCAGATGCGGGTGAGGCAATACGGTTACACGGACATTCGATGTTTGTTCTAAGTAAACCAGGCTGTGACGCTTTTCATTCAATAAGAATGCGGCAATTTCAACTGGAACTTCAACTTGAACTTCACCGTGGCGTTCACGTAGTGCAATTTCTTCCACTTTACGCATAATCGACAATGATAAAGAGCGTAAGTCACGTACCATGCCTGTACCATGACAGCGTGGGCAAACGTAACCGGTTGCTTCTTCCAGCGATGGACGCAAGCGTTGACGGCTCATTTCCATTAAGCCAAAACGTGACAATTGACCGAACTGGATGCGGGCACGGT from Acinetobacter sp. CS-2 includes the following:
- a CDS encoding long-chain-acyl-CoA synthetase; amino-acid sequence: MNHTTPSDLIGIADVAAKIPKFISKVPHLLSGLKQAYLRTSNTPAGLGIAFEKAVKHNPHGMALLFEDQKFSYQELNEWANQIGHFYLSLGAQKGDVIAVMVENRPELIATVIALAKIGVTSALVNTSQSGKALTHSINLVKPIAVIAGEECRAAVEDVRQDLELATDRFHWFADQATQVDAGKAPQGWTNLAEKADQFPKFNTSTTHTIQGKDGLFYIYTSGTTGLPKAVIFTHSRWTLAYGTYGHVLDLKHDDVMYCTLPLYHATGIVVCWCGVIASSATFALRRKYSTSAFWKDVKKFDASAIGYVGELCRYLMDAPPSELEKGHRVTKMIGNGMRPNIWDKFKERFGIEEVLELYASSEGNVGFSNVFNFDNTVGFSPTPYAIIEFDKESNQPVRDAKGWCKKVKKGEVGLLVGKITRRSPFDGYTDPEKNKSVIMKDVFKHGDAFFNTGDLVRDIGFRHAQFVDRLGDTFRWKGENVSTTEVENVVSEYEKIAEAVVYGVEIPHTNGRAGMAAVTLNEGAELTAQDLKQMASEFKKCLPAYAVPVFLRVQSQVETTGTFKYQKNTLKEQAFDPNKTDERLLVLLPNAIEYCDLTAEIFSNIQAYQYRF
- a CDS encoding HPP family protein; this translates as MFHSRLEWLNTLKPNFKILPLKDRLLCGLGALLGLTLSSFISWWVLGDINAWYIAPMGASSVLLFAVPASPLAQPWNMVVGNIIAGVIGVTCAAYIPNLTEAFSVAVALSIFLMMTTDSLHPPSGAVAITAVLGGEAVHELGYYFIFYPVLLNSVLLMFVAIIFNRLLGKQYPQVAQINQRSKDPTPTQKVTIQPQDIQATLDQQTELLDISEYDLQKIILAAQEKANARGVSQFKCQDIMTKDVISLNANDDIHSALDKFKHMNLMSLPVINAQQQLVGTLALYEVVEWFKRATDLRTTWQRQVKDIMVRQVVTVKPEQPIQDLVPYFVERSFNYIPVVEKQKMVGIISRADIIAALNQQLNVAA
- a CDS encoding Rne/Rng family ribonuclease, with the translated sequence MKRMLINATHAEEIRVALVTGQRLYDFDLENRTREQKKSNIYKGHVTRVEPSLEAVFVEYGAGRQGFLSMREIANSYYKADPRQTSNIRELITEGTELLVQVEKEERGNKGAALSTFISLAGRYLVLMPNNPKGGGISRQISGSVREELKEMLASLNIPRGMSVIVRTAGIGRSQEELQLDLQHLMDLWAQIQNTASSGPSPMLVHQEAGVVTRAIRDYLRDDVAEILIDSEQAYNEAYNFVKAVMPRQIDKLKTYTLNEPLFAHFGIESQIQTAYEREVKLPSGGSIVIDQTEALVSIDINSAKSTRGHDVEDTALNTNLEAAEEIARQLRLRDIGGLVVIDFIDMTKDRNQRMVEAKLREATQSDRARIQFGQLSRFGLMEMSRQRLRPSLEEATGYVCPRCHGTGMVRDLRSLSLSIMRKVEEIALRERHGEVQVEVPVEIAAFLLNEKRHSLVYLEQTSNVRVTVLPHPHLETPHYEISYNPEGFAPTSYERTEATRSSEKELGYEASEWHLGEEQQVQQAAQQASSQPERNNKKKQQQPAIQQQTQAAAPAAPSTSPCAWLENLFVQKQATTVDQARTANNAAAAIEQMVNAGAVSRGQFGQMATAVETVPVAATSSNAYLTPNVPASNKQEQREVADKYSDKEEKSQRHNKKRNKPKEQREQVQYDNQQNQVHEEIVQVSRHEQRQEQRPEQRQDSRENKRPSRRQHAEQHADQQTEQNAVPRRDRRNQQRPERPNRHRDQSVLNEQSVQQTAAAVVVNEREPKVEVIDTPRQEVLPTALLVNVDEAKTEIVALNSAPAVVEAPITQAAPVTVEAQVPVIEKPVVAQEEKPAAAETHEPHKPRPAEKRASNDPRMRRRQKREAQARQAQAPKLSPSQVPTLGQYTVISLIRHVYGEDCSVLIEQFGLIPTFNRALVKFTEQYAATIATQATEAPAHPVTRDVAVTKAAPEAEPAPVLDLTPPKPVSDKRVANDPRERRRLAKQAAEQALEQAKQAHSQPETAPTEAMPTETVAVTEAETAPAEVAEPVVTEVVAEPTAETVVAAETVIATEETVQAAEPVQAELAVEATQDAQTQVEPTAEAEKTEGEDGDKPVRPRRPRGRPPKKATPVNES
- a CDS encoding PspC domain-containing protein, with protein sequence MANVGLYRSKRQNMIAGVMGGIAERFGWNVTLLRIIFVLVSVMSAAFPGILVYLILWLVIPKQPNTMFGQTSAYNNPIRTVNPDQNS